In a genomic window of Melitaea cinxia chromosome 25, ilMelCinx1.1, whole genome shotgun sequence:
- the LOC123666255 gene encoding uncharacterized protein LOC123666255 has product MIMPFLKSSNNSQTTGVPDVNDSNRNCDIKLPIIKIPTFTGKYEEWQTFYDLFYSLIHNNEALSPVQKLHYLKSNLSGEPETMLRNFSITDANYEEAWCQLVKRYNNKRFNCNAILKILFTQKMITAESASHIKQLLETTVTCLKALSNMGIDTRSWDIIINYLVISKLDSESMRQWEQHVRTPSSFNDSC; this is encoded by the exons ATGATAATGCCTTTTTTAAAATCTTCGAATAATTCTCAAACTACCGGCGTTCCCGATGTTAACGATTCTAATAGAAACTGTGATATTAAGTTGCCGATTATTAAAATTCCAACCTTTACCGGTAAGTACGAGGAGTGGCAAACGTTTTACGATTTATTCTATTCTCTCATACATAACAATGAAGCTTTGTCACCGGTGCAAAAACtccattatttaaaaagtaatttatcggGTGAACCTGAAACAATGTTACGTAATTTTTCCATAACTGACGCCAATTATGAAGAAGCGTGGTGCCAACTTGTGAAGAGATATAATAACAAGAGGTTTAATTGCAACGCCATTTTGAAAATTCTGTTTACACAAAAGATGATTACTGCAGAGTCTGCGAGTCATATAAAGCAACTTCTAGAAACAACGGTTACCTGTTTAAAAGCATTATCGAATATGGGAATAGATACGCGTTCGTGGGATATAATTATCAACTATTTAGTCATTTCAAAACTGGACTCCGAGTCGATGCGACAGTGGGAACAACAT GTGCGGACGCCGTCATCATTCAATGATTCATGTTGA
- the LOC123666254 gene encoding uncharacterized protein LOC123666254: MIKTLGLKYNILTDSFVFSCPAQDLKLLKTKREILSFIGKIYDPLGLIGPIIVTAKLFMQSLWSLKINWDEAIPSSLLDKWYKFGESLEKMNPINTQRGIVFGDTNNVELLGYCDASFDAIACCLYLRVFHRDGRVSVALLCSKSRVAPLKKTLTIPNLELNSALLLSQLTHKVNNTLKARFPLRTILHSDSQIVLAWLGNKNIKKNTYVSRRVREITDLTKDFTWTYVKGKDNPADLLSRGTAPHKLEESYMWFHGPQYLSDKYYEHIMYDYKSCVVTDSMPCDTLINSDKSVKKFCNVGQFDLSEDIFYRYSNFYKLRRIIALILRFKNNTQNPKNKLCGAITPKELCTSQVMIFRHIQEIHFHNEIKSLTLNKPVKSNLSSLHIFLDHQQLIRVGGRLDNAPNISYDKKHPIVLPKSDHVTHTLINSEHLRLLHAGAKLVLSSLSQAYWIVGGIREVKKVLHRCIGCFQIKAATAKQLMGSLPAERTTPARPFEVTGVDFCGPFEMKIARIRKPLITKAYIALFVCFSTKAIHLELISDLTTETFLACLRRFISRRGVPNRIYCDNAKTFKGASNYLTELYNLLASKHNMDSVHHFCSDKLINFKFIPSYAPEFGGLWEAGVKSVKYHLKRVVGFACLTFEELYTIITQIEAILNSRPLLPMSSDISDLTYLTPGHFLIGAPLTSIPEPNLSDININRLKFWQICTKIKQEFWKLWSNDYLTQLQNRPKWKYNYDNLKEGDLVIVKQVNVPSLYWPMGRIVKTFPGSDHKVRVAEVKMANGRTYVRSYQKLCPLPLVN; this comes from the coding sequence ATGATTAAAACTTtaggattaaaatataatatacttaccGATTCCTTCGTATTTTCATGTCCAGCGCAAGATTTAAAGTTACTTAAAACTAAAAGggaaattttaagttttataggTAAAATATATGATCCTTTGGGACTTATTGGCCCTATAATAGTTACAGCTAAATTGTTTATGCAAAGTTTAtggagtttaaaaataaattgggaTGAGGCTATACCCTCAAGCCTGCTAGATAAGTGGTATAAATTTGGTGAAAGTTTAGAGAAGATGAATCCCATCAATACTCAGCGTGGTATTGTTTTTGGTGATACTAATAATGTAGAGCTGCTCGGTTACTGTGATGCTTCATTTGATGCAATAGCATGCTGTCTCTATTTAAGAGTTTTTCATAGAGATGGTAGAGTTAGTGTAGCCTTACTGTGTTCTAAGTCTCGAGTAGCACCTTTAAAGAAAACACTCACAATTCCAAATTTAGAACTAAATAGTGCTCTTCTTCTCTCTCAATTAACACACAAAGTAAATAATACACTTAAGGCGCGTTTTCCTTTAAGAACGATTTTGCATTCAGATTCACAGATAGTTTTAGCTTGGTTAGGTAACAAGaacataaagaaaaatacttatGTTTCAAGAAGAGTAAGAGAAATTACAGATTTAACTAAAGATTTTACCTGGACCTATGTCAAAGGTAAAGACAACCCTGCAGATTTGTTGTCGCGGGGAACTGCTCCACATAAATTGGAGGAGAGCTACATGTGGTTTCATGGACCACAGTACTTGTCTGATAAATACTATGAACATATTATGTATGATTATAAATCTTGTGTAGTGACGGATAGTATGCCGTGTGATACCCTTATAAATAGTGAtaaatcagttaaaaaattttgtaatgtaGGACAGTTCGATTTAAGTGAGGATATATTCTATagatattcaaatttttataagttaagaAGAATTATTGCacttattttaagatttaaaaacaacacacagaatcctaaaaataaattatgtggtgCAATAACACCTAAAGAATTATGCACTTCTCAAGTTATGATTTTTCGACATATACAGGAAATACATtttcataatgaaataaaatcactTACATTAAATAAACCTGTAAAATCAAACTTAAGTAGCTTACACATTTTTCTTGATCATCAACAATTAATAAGAGTAGGAGGACGTTTAGATAATGCACCAAACATTTCGTATGATAAAAAGCATCCAATAGTTTTACCCAAGTCAGACCATGTTACACATACTCTTATAAATTCTGAACATTTAAGACTATTACATGCTGGAGCTAAGTTAGTTCTCAGTTCATTATCGCAGGCATATTGGATAGTAGGTGGTATTCGCGAAGTCAAAAAGGTACTCCATAGGTGTATTGGATGCTTCCAAATCAAGGCCGCAACTGCTAAACAGCTTATGGGTTCATTACCTGCAGAGAGAACTACTCCCGCTCGACCTTTTGAGGTAACCGGTGTTGACTTTTGTGGTccatttgaaatgaaaatagcTAGAATTCGTAAACCATTAATTACAAAAGCATATATTGCCTTATTTGTTTGCTTTTCTACTAAAGCAATACACTTAGAATTAATCAGTGACCTTACCACTGAAACCTTTTTAGCATGTCTTCGAAGATTTATATCTAGACGAGGTGTACCTAATAGAATTTATTGTGATAATGCAAAGACATTTAAGGGTGCTTCCAATTATTTAACTGAACTGTATAATCTTTTAGCGTCTAAACATAATATGGACTCTGTACATCATTTTTGCtctgataaattaattaattttaagttcataCCTAGTTATGCCCCAGAGTTTGGTGGTTTATGGGAAGCTGGGGTAAAAAGCGTAAAGTATCATTTAAAAAGGGTTGTGGGTTTTGCCTGTTTAACCTTTGAAGAGCTTTATACTATTATTACTCAAATAGAAGCCATATTAAACTCTAGGCCCTTGCTCCCTATGAGTAGCGATATATCTGACTTAACATATTTGACTCCGGGACATTTCCTAATTGGGGCTCCTCTCACTAGTATACCAGAACCGAACCTTtcagatattaatataaatagactTAAGTTTTGGCAAATTtgtactaaaattaaacaagaatTTTGGAAATTGTGGAGCAATGACTATTTAACTCAACTACAAAATAGACCCAAGtggaaatataattatgataatttaaaagagGGTGACTTGGTCATTGTGAAGCAGGTTAATGTGCCATCATTATATTGGCCCATGGGGCGCATTGTTAAAACATTTCCTGGCTCTGACCATAAGGTTAGAGTGGCTGAAGTAAAGATGGCAAATGGTAGAACCTATGTTCGCTCTTATCAAAAATTATGTCCGCTTCCTTTAGTTAACTAG